A region of the Leptospira inadai serovar Lyme str. 10 genome:
CTTTACTCGGTAATCGCATTAGGTTTATTTAAACAAACTCTTTTTCCGCACTCTTCCGCTTTATTCCTGGAACATTGGGGAAAAACTCCCGTTGCCTTCCTTTTGAATTCGCTGGCAAATCCGTTAGAAATTCTTCGGATTCTTTCGACCGGTTCGGGAAAATTTCTCGCTCTAAGTCTCCTTGCAATACCCGTACTCGCGACATGGAGGTCGATCCCCGGAATCGCAGTCTCGTTTTTGTGGTTAAGTTCGATTTCGCCGGACAGGGCTAGCCTGGCATTTTTTTACGGACTTGCGCCTACACTTCTATTATTTCTGACCATCCCTTTCGCATTCGGAGTATGGGAAGCTATTACCAACCGTATTGGCGACTCTCGAAAATTCGAATTTCTTCTTCCGATAAGCTTGCTGATTACTAGCATCGCTGCCTCGACTTTTCCGAATCCCGCTCTCCTAAGAAGTCCGAATTTACCTGATCTCGCCGCTTCCTTAAAAACGGTCCCCGAAAAGGTTCCGATTCTAATCTCGTTGATAAAACTCCGGGGATATAAAGCGAATACAACATTCTCTTCGTTTAATACGGCTGCTTATGTATTTCAGGGAGGAGAGCTAAGGCTTCCTTATAAAGATTGGGAAGCGGTCCGTGCCAAACAATGGAAGCCAGACTTAGTTGTTCTAACGACCGAGCAGAAAGAGCCGTTATTAAGGGAGGTCACTCCCTCTGAAATGATTCGATTCTTCGATACGAACCTAGAGTATACTTCGATACTTCAAACCAGGAATCTACGAGCCTGGAGGAAGAAATCCTCGTATCTAGCGATCTAATCCGATCGTTTTACGATCCCGTAAAAAATAATATTATCCAATTCTTTGACTAGGTCTCGAATCGTGTATGGAGTCTGGGCCAGAAAGGCCGGGTCAAACATGGCTTCGGTCGAGGCTGCATGGATCAATAAGACTATATCCGGGTTCACGTCCGGGCGAATATCGCCGTTTTTGATTCCCGTTTCGATCATCGTGCGCATCGTTCGATTGATATTCCTTTCCTTCTGCTCCGAAAATAATTTCCAAAGATCGGGGGCCTGATCCCGGATATCCCGCAAAAATTCGTTCATGCCCTGCGGAATTTCCCCGCTGATACATTCGTGCATGGATTGGATTTTTTCTTTGATGCTTTTGCCGGGATCGGATTGGATCTTTTCGATTTTACCATGAATCCTGAGATGTCGGTGAGTCATTAACTCCATGAGAAGGTCGTGTTTATTGGCAAAATATTTGTAAAGAGTCTTACGACTGATTCTCAAAGTCCGGGCGATCTCTTCCATCCGCGTTTTTGCGAACCCGTAGCGGAGAAACAATTCGAACGATTTCTCGAAAATGCGAAGTTTTACATCGTCCGGTTCTGTACTGACTAGCTGTTCCACGACGGTTTGCATTCTAACCTACCCCCTTCCCAATAGGAAACGCTTTTTTAAGGCGTTTCCTTCTGTCCGGGAAGACCTTACAACTTCGTTCCTGTTAAGCATCCGGATTCGGAGCATTTCGTCGAACAAAATTGTTTAATTTTTCGATGTAGGAGAAGGCTGCAGGAACGACGACCAAGGTCAGAACCGTGGAAGAAATCAGACCGCCGATAATGGCGACTCCCATACTTGTTCTCTGTTTCGACGCCTCGTTTAATCCGATTGCTATCGGCAGCATTCCCGCTATCAAAGCGAAGGATGTCATCAAAATCGGGCGGAGACGTTCTCTACCGGCCTCGATGATCGCCTCCCTCATTTCAACTCCTCTTTGGATCAGCTGATTGGTAAAGTCCACTAATAGAATCGAGTTCTTGGTGGCGACTCCGATCAGCATGATCAATCCTATCATGGAGAAGATATCCAGGGATTTTTGGGTCAGGAAAAGCGCAATAAACGCACCGCAAAGAGCCAGCGGTAAGACCAGCATGATCGCGATAGGAGTGATAAAGCTTTCGTAAAGCGATGCGAGAACCATGTAGATGAAAAGGACTCCCAGACCCATAGCGATTCCCATGGAAGTTCCCATTTCCTTAAAATTCTCCGCCTGCCCCGTATAACCGATCCGAATTCCGGGAGGCAGAGGAAGTTCGCTTTGCGTAATCTGAGTAACTTCCTGCATCGCTCCTCCCATTCCGGGACCTTCCGGATTTACGTCCCCGTAGATCTCTACGGATTTATTCCGATTCAATCGATTGATCGTCGCGAGGCCCGTGGTTTCTTCCGCTCGAGCCACGTTCTGGATCGGGATCATCATATTATTAAAGTTCGGAACAAAGGAATTGTAAAAGTTTTCCTTTAAATCTCTCTGTCCTTCCTTTAATCGAACCCGGATGTCGTACTCCACTCCGTTTTCGCGATACACGGCAGGCGTGGTTCCTTCCACCAATGTCCTCAGTTCGGATCCGATGACCGTACCGGGAACGCCTAATAACACTTCTCGGTTTCGATCGGGAACGACTCTAAACTCGGGAGCTCCGGCTCTATAGCTGGTATCCACATCTAGTAGGGCCTTCGATTCCCTCAATCGAGTGAAAAGTTTATGGGCATAATTTTCAACGGCCTGACCGTTCTGACCGCTGACCACAAGAGTAAACGGCCTCTGCCCTCCACCCACATTATCTATATCCTTTACGATCGGGTTGGCGTAGGAAAACGACTCCAATTCTTTCCGGAGAAGATCCTTGAATTCGGAGGTATTCATTTTCCTTTGCTTGGAAGGGACCATTTCCACGAACATAGTCGTCGTCCGATTCGTATTGAACATTGCCACCACAAGGATTTCCTTATGGAGAGCCATGTTTGCATAAACTTCCTGAGCTACTTTAGCCATTTTCTCGACGGAAGTACCGGGGGGCATATCCAAAGTTACCTGAAATTTTCCGTTATCCTGCGCGGGAAGGAACGTCTTAGGAATGTACTTGGTCAGCATCAAGCTGGCTACGAAAATCAAAACCGCTCCGGAGAGTATCAATACGGGTCTCTTCAACGTGAATTTCAAAACGGAAGCGTATCGATCCTCAAGCCATGACTGAAAAATATTGAATATGGATAGAATGCTATCGAGTCCCTTCTCCAAAGCTCCGAAAAAAGATCCGATCAGGCCCAGGCCTTTTCTTATCAGACCAGGTCGATTTTGCTCGCGGGAGATTCTGGAATAAGCCAACGCTTCCAAAGGAGTGATTTCCGATTTTCCTTTCTTCTTTTTCGAAGCTTCCGGTGACGCGGAGATCTCCGAAACTGGAGAAGAGTGATTCGAATTCCCGTGTCCGTGACCGGAGATTTTTCCGCCGAAATAGCTGGAGAGCATCGGGGCGATCGTCAACGCATCATAAAGGGAAATTAATAGAGCGAAGCAGACCGTAAGCCCGAATTCCCGTAAGAACTGACCCACAACCCCACTCACGAAGGCGATCGGCAAGAACACGGCGATGACCGTCATCGTAGTTGCAATGACGGCTAACGTTACTTCCTTCGTTCCGTCGATGGATGCCAGACGAGCGGTCTTGCCCATTTCCCTATGTCTAAAGATATTTTCACGAACGACGATGGCGTCGTCGATCAATAATCCCACTGCGAGACTCAAGGCCAATAGAGTCATGACGTTCACCGTAAAACCGGCGACGGCCATGAGAATAAAGGCGCCTAGCAAAGAGTTCGGTAATGCGAGCCCGGTAATGATCGTGGATCTAACGCTTCCTAAAAATAAGAGCACCACTACGATCGTAAGTGCGATCCCGATCAGAATCGTTTCCTTTACGTCGTAAATATTATCGTCGATCATGATGGAATTATCGTTTGCCATTGCGAGCTTGGGAGTTCCCTCCCTCTTGGCGAGCTCCTTATTTAATTCCCCGACTCTCTTCTTGACTTCCTGAGCTACTGCAACCGTATTCGCTCCGGATTGTTTATAAACCAGCAGAAAGATGGCTTTTTTTCCGTTAAAATAAGCTCTGGAAGTTTCGTCTTCCATCGTGTCTTTTACTTCGCCCAGTTGCCCGATTCTTACGGGAACTTCGTTACCGAATAAAGAGATCGGCGTGTCCCTAATTTCCTGGGGGGATTGAAACTCGTTAATCGTTCGATAGACTAATTCCCTATCGGACTTACTTACTTTTCCCGCCGGAATATTCGTCCCACCGGAAGCCAGTCGATTCGAAACCACCGAGGCCGGAATCATATGCGCTTTCAATTTCGAGCGATCTAGCTCGACATGGATCTCCCTTTTACGACCTCCGTAAATGGTGATATTTCCGACATCCTTTGCGGTCAAAAGATTCTGCTTAATCTCTTCGCTGGCGATATCGAATAAAGTCGCTTCCGGCAGATCCGCCTGTAGTGCAAGAATCAAAATCGGTTGATCCGCAGGATCGATCCTTCGAATGATCGGTTCTTTTGCGTCATCGGGGAGTTTGGGTTTTACCGCAGCGACCTTATCCCGAACCTGCTGCTCCGCGTATTTCACGTCGGTTTCCAGCGTGAATTCCACAATGACGGTTCCGGATCCTTCGCTGCAAGCGGACTTAATCCGCTTTACCCCGGAGATCGTAGATAACTCGTCTTCGACAGGTTTTGCAATCAAGGTTTCGATCTCGTTGGGGGCGGCTCCGGGATAAGGAACGGTTACCGTCACGACCGGAATCGTAACGTTTGGAAATAAATCCACTCCAAGCTTGTTCAAGGATAAATATCCCGTAACGAGAATGATGAGGACCGTACAGGTGATGAATATAGGTCGTTTAATCGACAGTTCTGCGAAGTTCATCGTAAGTCTCCGATAGTTTGATTTAGTACTTCCTCGGGGTCCATTCCATATTTTTGAAATAGAGTTCCCTTGGAGAGTTCGTATTGCACGAGCGCGGTATTATAATTAACTTTTGCTTGCATGAGTCCGTATCTGGCCTGGGCAACCAGATCCAATGCGTTCTTAACATTTACGGATGTGGTTCTTCCAAATCTGTAACGAGGCAGTATTCCCGTATAGAATTTCTCGGCCTGCTCTAAGTTCTTTTTAGACTCTTCCAAAACATCATACGTGATTCTAATTCTTTCCAAGCCTTGTCGAACATCCGTTTTCACTTGGTCCTTGGTCTGTTCTAGAAGAAGGTCTATTTTTTTACTCTGGATTTGCGCGTTTTTAAATTCCGCTCTCGCAGTATCGTTACCGATCGGAGTTTCCATTTTTATTTCCGCAGAGTTTTGAGTATACCGACCGACGCCTACTCCGTTAAAATCCTGGGGAAAATTTCTATCATAGGTTTTTGAATTGTAAGTCCCGCTTATATAAAGAGATGGTAATAATCCATTTTTTGCAATTTCCAAAGCAGAAATCGCATTCTGTCTCTGCAATACTAGGCTTCTAAAATCATACCGGTGCAAAAACGCCTCGTCCATCTCCTGAGCCTCGTTTTTGGAAGGATCAAAACGTTCTTCCAAACTGGTCTCCAATTCAAACGGAGTTTCGGGATCCTTACTTAAAGAAACTAGAAGATCACGACGCGTGCGATCCCGTTCCAATTTTGTTTGTCTGAGTTGGTTTTCCGCCGCGATCAGCAATGCGTTCCATTGTCCCGATTCGTATTCTTCGGCCACGCCCAAACGGATTTTAGAAGAGGTGATCTCTTTTACGTTCTTAACGCTCTTCACTAAAAGCGCGGCGGTTCTCAAATTTTCTTCCGCTAACGACAAATTCCAAAATGCGAGTATGGATTGAACCACCGTCCTCGATAACGCATTCATCGCGTCCAGGCGGCGGACTGCGGAACTACGCTTGCTCATGTCCAAATTTCTTTTTTGTTGATAACCGAATATGTTTTTCAAAAGGTCCTGCTTTAAAGTAAAGCCGATACTCCCGAAATGCAGACTGGGCTGTGCGAATTGTTGGGCAATTGTTCCTTGCTGCTCGGGACGTTTTCCTGCATCCGTTTCGTAACGATTATCGGCGACGGTGACACCCAATGTGGTCCCGCTCGTAAATGCCTTGGAAAGTCCTCCGGAAATCGTATTATTTGTAATATTCCGACCTTGTAATGTATACTGAGGAAGAGGGAGGTTTACCGTCTTTTGCGTATTGGCGGTGATATTTCCGATAAAATTATATTTACCGTTCTCCTTCTCCCAATCGTACTCGGAGTTGTCTAAATCCAATCTGGCGATCTTGGCTTGAACCGAATTTTCCATAGCGTAGCGAATGAGTCTCGATGTGTTCCAAGTCCTTCCCTTCCTGAACTCGGATTCTTGGAGAGATTCCGGAAACAAGGAAAAACCCCAAAAAATCATCCCGACAGAAACGCCTCGGAACAAAAAGATTCTCTTAGAATTCCAATGTTCTTTCATATGACTCCGATTGGAAACAATTTTAGTTTTTTATGTTTCCTTTATTGGAAACAATATTTGTATTTTTTGTTTCCATGTCTACAAAAAATCAATTTTTTTGGCGAATATTTTATTTGATTTTAAGTCTCATTATCGGAATAAAAAATGAATGAGCATCCGTGGCCTAAAACTTCCCAACCAAACCTTTCTCGAGCTGTGTCGAAAATCCTCCCCTGAACCGATTGAGACCGGCAACCCTCTAGGTTCCGAAACGCCTCAATCAACCCAGGAAGGACGAGAATTCGAGGCGGTATCGGAAGCCGAGGGAATACGCCAATCGCAAACGTAAGGCGATTCGTCTTTTCCCGTGTAAATTCGCGCCAACCCGAACCCGGTTCCCGTTGGCGCAGGACTTTATTCGAAAATCGAATCTCGCGCTTGTTTGCTTAAAATGAACTGCGCACCGGAAAAATGGCGGAGAATCTTAGGTAAAGTCGACCAATAAATGATAGAGAACAGTCCAGTCGGTGACCGAATTCAAATGGTTATCGAAATTCCTAGCGAAATTGATTCCTTCCTCTCGGCGCTCGGAGGCGTTCTTGGGACAAAGTCCATCCCACTCCGAAGTCAAAATCGAACCAGGCGGGAATCGAAAGGGAGAGTTTGGAAATTCCTCGTTTTTATGCAAGATCGCAAATTCGAATTCAGAATCGGCCAGGTGTTTGCGGAGATTCCGGTAAATTTTTTGCCGCCTAACCGTCGAAACTTCCGTTAAAATGGTAGAGAATCTAGCTAAAATTCGACCAATAAATGGTGGGGATCCCTCCAGGCGGCGACACCGGATTCAGATGGTTATCGAAATTCCTAACGAAATTGATTCCTTCCTCTCAGTGCTCGGAAAGGCAAAATCGGTCCGATTATTTTTGCTGAAAATTCTCCGGGACGGGGACGATCAGGTTTTTGATTGGAAATTCGCCTACTGCAATGAAGGCGCCGCGGAAAGCTTAAATTTGTCCCTGCACCAAGTGATAGGAAGGACCTTTCGTGAAATACATCCCGGGGTGCTGGAACGAAAACCGGATCTACTGAATTTTATTTCCTCTCTCGCCGCAAAAGGTTCGGAATGGAAAGGCACGCTGCCGTCCAGTGCTTCCGGGAAGCCTTACGACTGCACTCTCTTCTCTCCCTTGGATGATTGGGTCGTCTCCATCACTCAGGATATGTCGTCCGAAATAAAACAGAAGGATATCTATCGC
Encoded here:
- a CDS encoding TetR/AcrR family transcriptional regulator — protein: MQTVVEQLVSTEPDDVKLRIFEKSFELFLRYGFAKTRMEEIARTLRISRKTLYKYFANKHDLLMELMTHRHLRIHGKIEKIQSDPGKSIKEKIQSMHECISGEIPQGMNEFLRDIRDQAPDLWKLFSEQKERNINRTMRTMIETGIKNGDIRPDVNPDIVLLIHAASTEAMFDPAFLAQTPYTIRDLVKELDNIIFYGIVKRSD
- a CDS encoding TolC family protein, whose amino-acid sequence is MKEHWNSKRIFLFRGVSVGMIFWGFSLFPESLQESEFRKGRTWNTSRLIRYAMENSVQAKIARLDLDNSEYDWEKENGKYNFIGNITANTQKTVNLPLPQYTLQGRNITNNTISGGLSKAFTSGTTLGVTVADNRYETDAGKRPEQQGTIAQQFAQPSLHFGSIGFTLKQDLLKNIFGYQQKRNLDMSKRSSAVRRLDAMNALSRTVVQSILAFWNLSLAEENLRTAALLVKSVKNVKEITSSKIRLGVAEEYESGQWNALLIAAENQLRQTKLERDRTRRDLLVSLSKDPETPFELETSLEERFDPSKNEAQEMDEAFLHRYDFRSLVLQRQNAISALEIAKNGLLPSLYISGTYNSKTYDRNFPQDFNGVGVGRYTQNSAEIKMETPIGNDTARAEFKNAQIQSKKIDLLLEQTKDQVKTDVRQGLERIRITYDVLEESKKNLEQAEKFYTGILPRYRFGRTTSVNVKNALDLVAQARYGLMQAKVNYNTALVQYELSKGTLFQKYGMDPEEVLNQTIGDLR
- a CDS encoding DUF2079 domain-containing protein; translation: MRRFLEKYKTELLLFIASLLYLGSLSFFEYATLSLGWHDFGLQIQILSSPRFSEGRLWSYDWGADFLSVHFSPLLYVLSIFLIPLPFLEWWLIIGCIALSVGIAGLFAFFRRVTGNSSASSFFAIAFLLNPYVTATHLYMHYEVFLVPLLSGFLLFAWEDRKMPAFACLLGILLLKEDGWIYALSGTFLLLGKKPFRTTLVYFLISVLYSVIALGLFKQTLFPHSSALFLEHWGKTPVAFLLNSLANPLEILRILSTGSGKFLALSLLAIPVLATWRSIPGIAVSFLWLSSISPDRASLAFFYGLAPTLLLFLTIPFAFGVWEAITNRIGDSRKFEFLLPISLLITSIAASTFPNPALLRSPNLPDLAASLKTVPEKVPILISLIKLRGYKANTTFSSFNTAAYVFQGGELRLPYKDWEAVRAKQWKPDLVVLTTEQKEPLLREVTPSEMIRFFDTNLEYTSILQTRNLRAWRKKSSYLAI
- a CDS encoding efflux RND transporter permease subunit — protein: MNFAELSIKRPIFITCTVLIILVTGYLSLNKLGVDLFPNVTIPVVTVTVPYPGAAPNEIETLIAKPVEDELSTISGVKRIKSACSEGSGTVIVEFTLETDVKYAEQQVRDKVAAVKPKLPDDAKEPIIRRIDPADQPILILALQADLPEATLFDIASEEIKQNLLTAKDVGNITIYGGRKREIHVELDRSKLKAHMIPASVVSNRLASGGTNIPAGKVSKSDRELVYRTINEFQSPQEIRDTPISLFGNEVPVRIGQLGEVKDTMEDETSRAYFNGKKAIFLLVYKQSGANTVAVAQEVKKRVGELNKELAKREGTPKLAMANDNSIMIDDNIYDVKETILIGIALTIVVVLLFLGSVRSTIITGLALPNSLLGAFILMAVAGFTVNVMTLLALSLAVGLLIDDAIVVRENIFRHREMGKTARLASIDGTKEVTLAVIATTMTVIAVFLPIAFVSGVVGQFLREFGLTVCFALLISLYDALTIAPMLSSYFGGKISGHGHGNSNHSSPVSEISASPEASKKKKGKSEITPLEALAYSRISREQNRPGLIRKGLGLIGSFFGALEKGLDSILSIFNIFQSWLEDRYASVLKFTLKRPVLILSGAVLIFVASLMLTKYIPKTFLPAQDNGKFQVTLDMPPGTSVEKMAKVAQEVYANMALHKEILVVAMFNTNRTTTMFVEMVPSKQRKMNTSEFKDLLRKELESFSYANPIVKDIDNVGGGQRPFTLVVSGQNGQAVENYAHKLFTRLRESKALLDVDTSYRAGAPEFRVVPDRNREVLLGVPGTVIGSELRTLVEGTTPAVYRENGVEYDIRVRLKEGQRDLKENFYNSFVPNFNNMMIPIQNVARAEETTGLATINRLNRNKSVEIYGDVNPEGPGMGGAMQEVTQITQSELPLPPGIRIGYTGQAENFKEMGTSMGIAMGLGVLFIYMVLASLYESFITPIAIMLVLPLALCGAFIALFLTQKSLDIFSMIGLIMLIGVATKNSILLVDFTNQLIQRGVEMREAIIEAGRERLRPILMTSFALIAGMLPIAIGLNEASKQRTSMGVAIIGGLISSTVLTLVVVPAAFSYIEKLNNFVRRNAPNPDA